A single genomic interval of Aureliella helgolandensis harbors:
- a CDS encoding C1 family peptidase, protein MPRFIPPGMGWFPDLPDPRDYTPDHKEVRRLLARLKSDKSGQKSVPASVDLRGEDDAPSAFFSAVADQQTLNCSAVCAVLGLVEYFERRVRGRAFEGSILCLYKMARKLRRTSGDCGVDLRTTLKSLRRFGAVPYDLWYTDAERFDDVAEDASLICAGFALAYQDACYVRLDARGLAYFAKSSKQNVPVPLADDNLCHSLGSQTLRNVKSFLAAGFPVAFGFSVPKSLSTESRILYRPTFDSIRGGQAVLAVGYDDEKDTSPKGAILIRNSWGETWGDAGYGWLPYAYIERQFATDCWTLLKKDWIDPGELSLPSVLVPEISV, encoded by the coding sequence GTGCCAAGATTCATTCCCCCGGGCATGGGCTGGTTTCCAGACCTACCCGATCCACGCGACTACACTCCGGACCACAAAGAAGTCCGCCGTCTACTGGCGCGTCTCAAGTCGGACAAGTCCGGGCAGAAATCGGTGCCGGCAAGCGTCGACCTGCGGGGCGAGGACGACGCCCCATCCGCTTTCTTCTCCGCAGTAGCAGACCAGCAAACGCTCAACTGTTCGGCCGTTTGTGCCGTGCTGGGGTTGGTCGAGTACTTCGAGCGTCGTGTCCGCGGCCGCGCGTTCGAAGGTTCGATATTGTGTCTGTACAAGATGGCACGCAAGCTACGTCGCACGTCAGGCGATTGCGGCGTCGATCTGCGCACCACGCTCAAATCACTGCGGCGATTCGGGGCGGTTCCATACGATCTTTGGTACACCGATGCTGAGCGATTCGACGACGTCGCGGAAGACGCGAGCCTGATTTGTGCCGGTTTTGCACTGGCCTATCAGGATGCGTGCTACGTGCGGTTAGACGCCCGGGGACTGGCTTATTTTGCAAAGTCTTCAAAGCAAAATGTGCCTGTCCCCCTCGCCGACGATAATCTTTGTCACTCCCTCGGCTCGCAGACCTTGCGAAACGTAAAATCTTTTCTCGCCGCAGGCTTTCCGGTCGCTTTCGGATTCTCCGTACCGAAGTCGCTAAGCACCGAGTCCAGAATTCTCTATCGCCCAACCTTCGACTCGATCCGTGGCGGCCAGGCGGTGCTGGCGGTCGGCTACGACGACGAAAAAGACACCTCGCCCAAGGGCGCGATCCTGATCCGCAACAGTTGGGGCGAAACGTGGGGCGACGCCGGTTACGGCTGGTTACCCTACGCCTACATTGAGCGGCAATTTGCCACGGACTGCTGGACTCTGCTGAAAAAAGATTGGATCGACCCGGGCGAGCTTTCTCTCCCATCGGTTCTCGTTCCGGAAATCAGCGTGTGA
- a CDS encoding SEFIR domain-containing protein translates to MSDKVPIRAFVSYRDESSEHTERVRDLCDQLRHDGVDAICDRYVPAPEEGWSWMERELEKAAAGAGHPGKSGGVIP, encoded by the coding sequence ATGAGTGACAAAGTTCCCATACGCGCCTTCGTGAGTTACCGCGACGAATCTTCAGAACACACGGAGCGCGTGAGAGATTTATGCGATCAGCTTCGCCATGACGGTGTGGACGCGATTTGCGACCGCTACGTTCCTGCACCTGAAGAAGGGTGGTCGTGGATGGAACGCGAACTCGAAAAGGCAGCCGCCGGCGCTGGGCACCCCGGCAAGTCAGGAGGAGTGATTCCGTGA
- a CDS encoding lipase family protein, whose translation MNCNDTLAETHIEEVVVLVHGIRTFANWQPLVVRILEEIPGIKVVPIKYGYLDAIRFWCPFTRSGPIDDVRREVQNARRKHPNAQLSVIAHSFGTYAITSLLRDNPDLHLNRLLLSGSIVSRSFRWDYVDGRLAHDVINDYGTRDVWPVLAKCLSWGYGDTGRHGFGRAASVRDRGHAYSHSDFFNEAFVRTYWKPWFEEGRFVTSEWEESSPPSPWLLSVLSVFPAKWLTIIALLTGVYLICTQLRLGSATTQLSDSPQHGGDRHEVVAPSEAATEGQNDAVLSRLVQVYRPQWTGIGSADDVHGNTYNYARIFDPQEQSPREWKADACVLTFELEKHTAIPWVRITDVSVIVHDYERPPDYRRAVFAGAESAHVFYVLIDDPEQSGTDTFSAVLLDEHDRPSATKLVRLEEELPDVIYLRINAARPGLYTISCQVTVSYQSTEILIPLMKPTLFLFGQD comes from the coding sequence GTGAACTGCAATGATACTCTGGCTGAAACTCACATCGAAGAAGTGGTAGTGCTAGTGCACGGAATACGGACGTTTGCAAACTGGCAACCGCTGGTCGTGCGCATTCTCGAGGAAATTCCGGGCATCAAAGTCGTCCCGATAAAGTACGGGTACCTTGATGCGATTCGCTTCTGGTGCCCGTTCACTCGTTCCGGGCCAATTGATGATGTTCGTCGCGAAGTTCAAAACGCAAGGAGAAAGCACCCGAATGCTCAATTGTCGGTCATTGCACACAGCTTCGGGACGTACGCGATTACTTCGCTACTGCGCGACAATCCAGATCTGCATCTTAACCGTCTATTATTGTCTGGTTCGATCGTGAGCAGATCGTTTCGATGGGATTATGTAGACGGCCGGCTGGCTCATGACGTGATCAACGACTACGGCACGCGAGACGTATGGCCCGTCTTGGCGAAGTGTCTGAGTTGGGGGTACGGCGACACGGGAAGGCATGGATTCGGACGAGCGGCCTCGGTCAGGGACCGTGGGCATGCATATTCACATAGTGACTTCTTCAACGAAGCATTTGTTCGAACTTACTGGAAGCCATGGTTTGAGGAAGGTCGGTTTGTGACTTCTGAGTGGGAGGAATCTTCCCCACCGTCGCCATGGTTGCTTTCTGTCCTATCGGTCTTCCCTGCCAAATGGCTTACCATAATCGCATTGTTAACTGGTGTCTATTTGATTTGCACCCAACTTCGTCTCGGAAGCGCGACTACACAGCTAAGCGACTCTCCTCAACATGGCGGTGATAGACATGAAGTGGTCGCACCCTCAGAAGCCGCGACTGAAGGTCAGAATGACGCTGTCCTGTCCAGACTGGTACAAGTCTATAGACCGCAATGGACAGGGATTGGTAGCGCGGACGATGTCCACGGCAACACATATAACTATGCCCGGATCTTTGATCCGCAAGAACAGTCGCCACGGGAATGGAAAGCGGACGCATGTGTGTTAACATTCGAGCTTGAGAAGCATACAGCGATACCATGGGTTAGGATCACAGATGTGTCCGTCATCGTGCATGACTATGAGAGACCCCCGGATTACAGGCGCGCGGTATTTGCAGGTGCCGAGTCTGCCCATGTGTTCTACGTCCTAATCGATGACCCCGAACAGTCTGGAACTGACACGTTCTCAGCCGTCTTGCTCGATGAGCACGACCGGCCTTCCGCAACGAAGCTTGTTCGACTTGAAGAGGAACTGCCGGACGTAATTTACCTTCGGATAAATGCCGCCCGTCCCGGCCTTTACACAATCAGCTGTCAAGTGACCGTCAGCTACCAGTCAACCGAGATACTGATTCCATTGATGAAGCCCACTCTGTTTCTCTTTGGGCAGGATTAG
- a CDS encoding HEAT repeat domain-containing protein, which produces MQMSCRPQSAWGVMVVISVLSTSCQKHEGQPPNAQKITVSDDSELGSDITVDRVDNLGSPDIITRLAAVDSLAAQGTNCLTLVTQLLDDKATDDLKLQSCCEVAGKLGPSASELTRKLESLLNAKSENVRSSAQWALRQVATVRAARASDEEIDALIGELAYPPEGTNAVKTLVDLGKPATPHVSDLLIIGAFDQRAYPPSLRALPIVGATGRQSREYSTALGWMLRNPKLQYGSHSGRAEVIETIARLSRHDELQDNLVPLLIEALRYHEINMNVPAVEALVTIGQPSVNPIAEAIENEMSRDRLSFRLIKPATEILARIGPDAKSALPQLIRVLEHPTLYDYAAVAICAIDPVDGITAVEPVLLRHLRDAEQGASDAAQVLSHVCRGTPALASALLRAAFANPEDTQSTRALVRAGGVVLGALRSVSGDSIRHLRAKLSDDDPWIRGRAAILLSACGEKARPAVPELTAMLRTDCKEDANWESLWYDKFYPNGGYAFPPKGPSPFGYHQDQAMLRHISPIRAKYDIQLWTYKPPNLRRLVAESLGRLGSFAQPELISILRSTEDEVTRQFVLHAFENFERLDDTLLTVLRKYLDDPTHELQVANILSQEKNEELRQDVLGTLRVALVDPRKALGAAVIISRDFPEHSHEAVEPLLISLASNEVDASEHAAAKKVLDQLVQVGDVELLAVLFRTLSDLSRASAHETAGRLLVKVGEASVPRLVEGVVSNEMDRQLTLWCLAQFEVPAEHWPQLISTAVEVLQSTDESEKRLVRAMFRQSGREARAYIGALLPLLTDERTALNAAICIGYSDPTNEVSVGVLAAMWRSVDKHKRLRAVATAQSLKGRAAKRAYESAVAILHDHTAEVEIRASAALVMVSLNTDSGIAYVMPLLSKLESAASAPQIHSTILDHADEVRKETWEAVVPSFKNLIEADDEELRRFACTLLLSIEPRITEAEDSLAKWLAEDPEDYFVARQVRYALIKSAADPNIWYERWLQTAEDVDTEAGWVLAEAGPGIVPMLCELFQDIELSDERRDLYGDLLGRYRGGATLSVPVLCSVAKRTDDPLRWRAIHSLGRLGPSAKGATDLLITLLSEKGDRLQKQLAAAALGRIGEGAVKAIPSLAATVRADDLDLQWRAIHSLGQIGSASETALTQLIHCLNDPNLRYWYLAAIAKIETRDASLDEAVKLHLSDSDPAIRRLARQILTKETANGLQ; this is translated from the coding sequence ATGCAAATGTCCTGCCGACCCCAATCCGCATGGGGTGTGATGGTAGTCATATCGGTCTTGAGCACATCTTGTCAAAAGCACGAAGGACAGCCGCCCAACGCCCAAAAAATCACAGTTTCCGACGACTCCGAACTGGGCAGCGACATTACAGTTGATCGTGTCGATAATCTCGGATCACCGGATATCATTACGCGACTCGCGGCCGTCGACTCACTTGCTGCACAAGGCACTAATTGCTTAACACTCGTCACGCAGTTGCTCGATGATAAAGCAACCGACGACCTCAAGCTGCAAAGTTGCTGTGAAGTTGCGGGAAAGCTCGGACCTAGCGCCTCCGAACTGACGCGCAAGTTAGAGTCTTTGCTGAATGCTAAATCGGAGAATGTTCGGTCCTCTGCGCAGTGGGCATTGCGTCAGGTCGCCACCGTTCGGGCCGCTCGTGCAAGCGACGAAGAGATCGACGCCTTAATTGGTGAGCTAGCCTATCCACCAGAAGGTACAAATGCTGTGAAGACTCTTGTGGATCTCGGCAAGCCTGCAACCCCTCACGTGTCGGATCTGCTGATTATTGGCGCGTTCGACCAGCGCGCTTATCCCCCAAGTCTTCGGGCTCTTCCTATTGTTGGCGCGACTGGTAGACAATCGAGAGAATATTCAACTGCACTGGGCTGGATGTTAAGGAACCCAAAGCTCCAGTACGGAAGCCATTCCGGCAGAGCGGAGGTTATAGAGACAATCGCTCGGCTTTCACGACACGACGAACTTCAAGATAATTTGGTTCCGTTGCTCATTGAAGCCCTTCGCTACCACGAGATCAATATGAACGTGCCAGCTGTAGAAGCGCTGGTCACAATTGGCCAACCCTCAGTGAACCCGATTGCTGAGGCGATAGAGAACGAAATGAGCAGAGATCGCCTGAGCTTCCGACTGATCAAACCGGCCACAGAAATACTAGCTCGTATCGGGCCTGATGCGAAAAGCGCTTTGCCACAGTTGATCAGGGTGTTAGAGCATCCAACTCTGTACGACTACGCTGCAGTGGCCATTTGCGCAATCGATCCCGTCGACGGAATTACCGCTGTAGAGCCAGTTCTGCTCCGACATCTGCGCGATGCCGAACAAGGCGCAAGCGATGCTGCACAAGTCCTGTCCCACGTTTGTCGAGGCACGCCAGCTCTCGCGTCAGCTCTCCTTAGAGCTGCGTTCGCCAACCCAGAAGACACGCAGTCCACTCGGGCGTTAGTCCGGGCTGGCGGCGTTGTGTTAGGCGCCCTCAGGTCAGTCTCAGGCGACTCTATTCGCCACCTTCGGGCAAAACTAAGTGATGACGATCCTTGGATTCGTGGCCGAGCCGCGATTCTCCTAAGCGCCTGCGGCGAGAAAGCGCGACCAGCCGTTCCGGAACTCACGGCGATGCTACGCACTGATTGTAAAGAGGATGCAAATTGGGAGTCTCTTTGGTACGACAAGTTCTATCCGAACGGCGGCTACGCTTTTCCGCCGAAGGGTCCGAGTCCTTTCGGCTACCATCAGGACCAGGCGATGCTACGCCACATTTCACCGATTCGCGCCAAGTACGATATTCAACTGTGGACGTATAAGCCGCCGAATCTACGTCGCTTAGTCGCAGAGTCGCTCGGTCGCCTTGGATCGTTCGCACAGCCTGAATTGATTAGTATCTTGCGTTCTACAGAAGACGAGGTCACCCGGCAATTCGTGTTGCATGCCTTTGAGAATTTCGAGAGACTCGACGACACGTTGCTTACTGTACTTCGGAAGTATCTGGACGACCCAACTCATGAACTGCAGGTAGCTAACATCCTTTCGCAAGAAAAGAACGAAGAGCTCCGACAGGACGTACTCGGCACCCTTCGCGTAGCGTTGGTAGACCCGAGAAAGGCGTTGGGCGCTGCAGTTATCATCTCCCGAGACTTTCCAGAGCACTCACACGAGGCTGTTGAACCACTACTGATAAGCTTGGCTTCTAACGAAGTCGATGCATCGGAGCATGCGGCCGCAAAGAAAGTTTTGGACCAGCTTGTTCAGGTAGGGGATGTTGAGCTGTTAGCGGTTCTATTCCGGACCCTCAGTGACTTGAGCCGGGCCTCAGCTCATGAAACTGCCGGGAGACTACTGGTTAAGGTGGGGGAAGCTTCGGTGCCGCGCCTTGTTGAAGGGGTCGTGTCTAATGAAATGGACCGGCAACTGACGTTGTGGTGTCTTGCCCAATTCGAAGTTCCAGCCGAACACTGGCCACAGCTGATCTCGACAGCCGTAGAAGTGTTGCAAAGCACAGACGAAAGTGAGAAGCGATTGGTTCGAGCGATGTTTCGGCAGAGCGGAAGGGAAGCTCGCGCTTACATTGGTGCGCTTCTACCACTTCTGACCGATGAGCGAACAGCGTTGAACGCGGCGATCTGTATAGGATATTCCGATCCAACAAATGAAGTTTCTGTGGGTGTCTTAGCAGCAATGTGGCGATCTGTTGACAAACACAAGAGATTGAGGGCTGTCGCTACGGCACAAAGCCTCAAGGGACGCGCGGCGAAAAGGGCATACGAGTCTGCCGTCGCTATTCTCCATGATCACACCGCCGAGGTGGAAATTCGCGCAAGTGCAGCACTCGTGATGGTTTCGTTGAACACCGACAGCGGAATAGCTTATGTGATGCCGCTTCTCTCGAAGCTTGAGTCGGCGGCGAGTGCTCCCCAGATTCATTCAACTATTCTGGACCACGCCGATGAGGTCCGGAAAGAAACCTGGGAAGCAGTAGTGCCCTCATTCAAGAATCTGATAGAGGCTGACGACGAAGAACTTCGTCGTTTCGCATGTACTCTCCTTCTTAGCATTGAACCGCGTATTACCGAAGCGGAAGACTCGCTTGCCAAGTGGCTTGCAGAAGACCCAGAGGACTATTTCGTTGCACGCCAAGTCCGATATGCTCTCATCAAGAGCGCTGCCGACCCGAACATATGGTACGAGCGGTGGCTACAGACTGCGGAGGATGTTGATACAGAGGCCGGCTGGGTGCTTGCGGAGGCGGGACCGGGAATCGTGCCGATGCTTTGCGAACTGTTCCAAGACATCGAGCTTTCGGACGAGCGTCGTGATCTGTACGGTGACCTGCTGGGGCGATACCGAGGAGGAGCCACTCTAAGCGTGCCTGTATTGTGTTCGGTAGCCAAGCGTACGGACGACCCACTTCGTTGGCGAGCCATCCATTCACTCGGTCGCCTTGGACCATCCGCGAAAGGCGCGACCGACTTACTGATTACACTACTCTCAGAGAAAGGAGACCGCCTGCAGAAGCAACTCGCTGCAGCTGCTTTAGGTCGGATTGGAGAGGGTGCAGTGAAGGCAATTCCAAGTTTGGCCGCCACCGTTCGGGCTGACGATTTAGATCTCCAGTGGCGAGCCATTCACAGTCTCGGCCAGATTGGCTCAGCGAGTGAAACTGCTCTGACTCAACTCATACATTGCCTGAATGACCCGAACCTTCGCTATTGGTATCTGGCGGCGATCGCGAAGATCGAAACACGTGACGCAAGTCTCGACGAGGCGGTCAAATTACATTTGTCGGATTCGGATCCTGCGATCCGTCGACTCGCACGGCAAATACTCACCAAAGAAACTGCGAACGGCCTTCAGTGA